From Penaeus monodon isolate SGIC_2016 chromosome 6, NSTDA_Pmon_1, whole genome shotgun sequence, the proteins below share one genomic window:
- the LOC119574498 gene encoding LOW QUALITY PROTEIN: caspase-1-like (The sequence of the model RefSeq protein was modified relative to this genomic sequence to represent the inferred CDS: inserted 2 bases in 1 codon), with amino-acid sequence MTQLRHNTVSHLITIATFPVGDKNVLGIHEPVIERRLREFSTFAMGFRKKLWALFRISRRQRALEYKAEASGSNKQSGSQSEQSKSEQSKSEQSKSEQSKSEQSQGEQSQSEQNRRIPGQVARRWCVPRQQEXRVVKDRVEKVYMQQPFECDGQAAAAKSVAAATPPTYAESLASGESSPTQSCTDLPEVASPTESNHVQFCNETSLIQFGTYERQRRRRACRQRKDNLSGIKVKYTKVYGENDGAYKNDSTPRGLVFMCNFSHFMNDRYGQRKGSEVDYYSMLDLFQQLGYGGGRRDEKYCLTGHITKNRFMERLRDFSVDRRHKMLCSSVIIIMSHGLGPKTFVTSDDKHVDLMEIYTMFNNINCEILRGKPKIFILQFCRNNSYMPSSQLRNMLLYCPPTESLRQMVREELHKILAEQAEDKAEAPPSPGISENNRRYSEPALVAPELQVQRPYEADTRLIVPQPAFEGVQKYSDMYSIFSTASGELSHRDPHKGSLLIQAICHVFAENAYQDEIDTLVRKVSTYMTKTLQKDDPITVPRVTCERTNNGLDKKFYFNPEEVHHCRHVTI; translated from the exons AGAGGCGGTTACGGGAATTCTCAACCTTCGCCATGGGATTTCGCAAGAAGCTCTGGGCGCTTTTCAGAATAAGCCGGAGGCAGAGAGCACTGGAATATAAAGCGGAAGCATCGGGGTCAAACAAGCAAAGTGGGTCTCAGAGTGAGCAGAGTAAGAGTGAGCAGAGTAAGAGTGAGCAGAGTAAGAGTGAGCAGAGTAAGAGTGAGCAGAGTCAGGGTGAGCAGAGTCAGAGTGAGCAGAATCGC AGGATTCCCGGACAAGTAGCACGGCGATGGTGTGTTCCTCGCCAGCAGGA GAGAGTAGTGAAGGACAGAGTAGAGAAGGTTTACATGCAGCAACCGTTCGAATGCGATGGCCAGGCAGCGGCTGCGAAATCCGTCGCCGCAGCCACGCCACCGACGTACGCGGAGAGCTTGGCGTCGGGCGAGTCGTCTCCGACACAGTCCTGCACCGACCTTCCTGAGGTCGCCTCGCCTACGGAGTCTAACCATGTTCAGTTTTGTAACGAGACGAGTCTAATCCAATTTGGGACGTACGAGCGGCAGCGAAGGAGGAGAGCTTGCAGGCAAAGAAAGGACAACTTGTCTGGCATTAAAGTGAAGTACACAAAGGTATACGGCGAGAACGATGGGGCCTACAAGAACGACTCCACGCCGCGCGGCCTCGTGTTTATGTGTAATTTCTCTCACTTCATGAATGACCGATACGGCCAGCGGAAGGGGTCGGAGGTTGATTATTATTCAATGCTGGATCTGTTCCAGCAACTTGGCTACGGAGGCGGCCGCCGGGACGAGAAGTATTGCCTGACAGGCCACATTACGAAGAACAGGTTCATGGAGAGACTGAGAGATTTCAGCGTTGACAGAAGGCACAAGATGCTGTGTTCGAGcgtgatcatcatcatgagcCACGGATTGGGTCCCAAGACCTTCGTCACCTCAGACGATAAACACGTCGATCTGATGGAGATCTATACGATGTTCAACAACATCAACTGCGAGATACTCCGCGGGAAGCCAAAGATCTTCATCCTGCAGTTCTGTAGAAATAATTCGTACATGCCATCCTCTCAACTCAGGAACATGCTCCTTTACTGCCCTCCTACTGAGAGCCTGAGACAGATGGTGCGGGAGGAGCTTCATAAAATCCTGGCGGAGCAAGCTGAGGACAAAGCTGAAGCGCCTCCGAGTCCAGGCATTAGCGAAAACAACAGGCGATATTCGGAGCCTGCTCTTGTGGCACCCGAACTACAGGTGCAGAGACCATACGAGGCCGACACTCGACTGATAGTACCCCAGCCGGCGTTCGAGGGCGTTCAGAAGTACTCCGACATGTACTCCATCTTCTCGACGGCCTCGGGCGAGTTATCCCACCGAGACCCACACAAGGGCTCGCTCCTGATCCAGGCCATTTGCCACGTGTTCGCAGAGAACGCCTACCAGGACGAAATCGACACCCTCGTCAGGAAGGTGTCGACCTACATGACCAAGACGCTGCAAAAGGACGATCCTATCACCGTGCCTCGGGTAACCTGCGAGAGAACGAACAACGGTCTTGACAAGAAGTTCTATTTCAACCCTGAGGAAGTGCATCACTGCAGGCACGTGACCATTTAA